The Phragmites australis chromosome 1, lpPhrAust1.1, whole genome shotgun sequence genomic interval GCGCGAGCACCTTGTctggccttttcttggtccgcAGGTCGATGCTGATCTCCGTGGCGGAAGTGATCACCTTGCCGTCGAGCTTGTCATCAGCGCGGATGGCAACCGTCGGCTTCTTGAGCTCCCCCTCGTTATCGTCGTCGTCAGTGTAACCGACGAACCTGTCTCGGCGGCACGGTGGAGTATCGGGAGCCTCGATCACCACCATCTCGGGCCGGCGCCCGCAGCGGCAGCCTGTGGAAACCGGCGAGGACACGaagccgctgctgctgctggccgACGGCGCCAGCTTGACTGACCGCCTCCGGTGCCGCCGCCTGGACCGCCTCGGCGGCGATAGCGGCAGCGGCGGGAAGTGTGTGTCGGAGGCCTTTGGGTGGAGCGGCGAGCCCACGAGGTCGCCCGCCCGCGGCGTGTAGTAGTGGGATTCCCTGTGCGGGAGCCACGCGCCGTGCCTCGGCGTGCTCGGGACCCCGCACACTCTGCCCGCTCGTGACGCGGTCGCCGACGCCTGCGCGGCCACGCGGGGGCTGGCGGCGCCGCCCCGGGCGCGCATGCCCCGGAGCTTGAAGAACCACGCGTTGGGGATCATGTCGGACAGCCGGAACTTGTGCCTTCCCATGGCTGTCGCCCTCTGCTCACAGAGGAATGCAGTGTGAAGAACAACCACAACAGCAAGAGGACTGCTTGCGCTTGTACTGCTACGCTTGTGCTTCTCTTTGGTGGCTTGCTGTTTTGCGTATCTTGCTCTGTACGAGGAGCAGAGGCGCAGCGCATGGGAAGGAGATATGGCGAGGCGAGCGGGACGGGCAGAGTAGGAGGAGCGCAGAAAAGAGTAGGGGATGCGGGAGGAGTCGAGGAGAGGAGGCGACGTGAGGCGTCTTTTGTCCTCGCCCCTCCCTTCTCTCGCCTCTAGGCGGCGTGGCCCCCCACTGCATACGGCCGACGCGGGAAAGCCACGGCTCAGACGATCATCCGAAGGGGGCTCCGGCCTCCGGCTCACGCTCAGGCCAGGGAAACGGAGATGAGGCGGCCATGCTGCATGAAGGAATCAGGAATCATTTCATTCAATCATTCATTTGCTCGGCGTCGCTTGAATTACGGAGATCGTATTATTCTGTTTCGGATCGCATTTTTATCTGAAGAAAA includes:
- the LOC133923489 gene encoding transcription repressor OFP3-like gives rise to the protein MGRHKFRLSDMIPNAWFFKLRGMRARGGAASPRVAAQASATASRAGRVCGVPSTPRHGAWLPHRESHYYTPRAGDLVGSPLHPKASDTHFPPLPLSPPRRSRRRHRRRSVKLAPSASSSSGFVSSPVSTGCRCGRRPEMVVIEAPDTPPCRRDRFVGYTDDDDNEGELKKPTVAIRADDKLDGKVITSATEISIDLRTKKRPDKVLAPIVTKPSRREPDGCELVEHIDALTHEARRTAPAPEQSKLKPRQSASSARRLKTRANTPRVVSKKCKPPATTARSPARTTPPPLTESFAVVKSSRDPRRDFQESMEEMIAENGIRTAADLEDLLACYLSLNAAEYHDLIVEVFEHIWATLSDIKM